Proteins encoded within one genomic window of Polaribacter sp. NJDZ03:
- a CDS encoding glyoxalase, giving the protein MNKKERPVLTDLVNEGTSEMEKFQNEVLRPVIKMQHSLLISSFKHHLIKRKVDFTDLTDKKRRSKITAVFKTDNNYKNFTLGIIIGHFSSDEFTFYADNASEINRRILQIVTQRLKDSILELV; this is encoded by the coding sequence ATGAATAAAAAAGAGAGACCAGTATTAACGGATTTAGTGAATGAAGGAACTTCTGAAATGGAAAAATTTCAGAATGAAGTATTAAGACCTGTAATAAAAATGCAGCACAGTTTGTTGATTAGTTCATTTAAGCACCATCTTATAAAAAGAAAAGTAGATTTTACCGATTTAACGGATAAGAAAAGAAGAAGTAAAATTACTGCTGTTTTTAAAACGGATAACAATTATAAGAACTTTACTTTAGGGATAATTATTGGTCATTTTTCTTCGGATGAATTTACTTTTTATGCTGATAATGCATCAGAAATTAATAGAAGAATTTTGCAAATTGTTACGCAAAGATTAAAAGATAGTATTTTGGAATTAGTATAG
- a CDS encoding phosphotransferase: MTEFPVIASTISAKELGEFAKEKYGLHKNFDCKLFRTGMNHTYFLSDNETKYVLRVYSHNWRSKSEINEEIELLNLLSENNLGVSFPIKDINGEFIQEIKAPEGIRSVVLFSFAKGNKVRFLDTETCSLIGELMAKIHNLTANKTIDRISYDKKSLLKLPYTYLKEFFSEELPEMEFIKGIDGFFEKTDFENCKKGVVHLDIWYDNMAVSDEKEITIYDFDFCGNGEPVLDVGYFCNQLFHIETDKKEYEIKKKYFLDGYQSMRQLSEKELKMIPKAGLAVFVFYLGVQAKRFDWSNIFLSENYLKMFYIARLKTWIEYNNIEKRKL; this comes from the coding sequence ATGACAGAATTTCCAGTAATAGCTTCAACAATTTCAGCAAAAGAATTGGGTGAGTTTGCAAAAGAAAAATATGGACTACATAAAAACTTCGATTGCAAATTATTTAGAACAGGAATGAATCACACGTATTTCCTTTCAGATAACGAAACAAAGTATGTGTTAAGAGTTTATAGTCATAATTGGAGGTCAAAATCTGAAATTAATGAAGAAATTGAACTTTTAAATTTATTAAGTGAAAATAACTTAGGGGTTTCTTTTCCTATTAAAGATATAAATGGAGAATTTATTCAAGAAATAAAAGCACCAGAAGGAATTAGATCTGTTGTGCTTTTTTCGTTTGCAAAAGGGAATAAGGTTAGATTTTTGGATACTGAAACATGTTCATTAATTGGAGAATTAATGGCTAAAATTCATAATCTTACAGCTAACAAAACTATAGATCGAATTTCTTATGATAAAAAATCACTGTTAAAATTACCGTATACATATTTAAAAGAATTCTTTTCGGAAGAGTTACCAGAAATGGAATTTATAAAAGGAATTGATGGATTCTTTGAGAAAACCGATTTTGAAAATTGTAAAAAAGGAGTTGTTCATTTAGATATTTGGTATGATAATATGGCGGTGTCTGATGAAAAAGAAATTACTATTTATGATTTTGATTTTTGTGGAAATGGAGAACCTGTTTTAGATGTTGGCTATTTTTGTAACCAGTTATTTCACATTGAAACGGATAAGAAAGAGTACGAAATAAAAAAGAAATATTTTTTAGATGGCTACCAAAGTATGAGACAATTATCTGAAAAAGAATTGAAAATGATTCCTAAAGCTGGTTTAGCTGTTTTTGTTTTTTATCTTGGTGTACAAGCAAAAAGGTTTGATTGGTCTAATATCTTCTTGTCCGAGAATTATCTTAAAATGTTCTATATAGCAAGACTAAAAACGTGGATTGAATATAATAACATCGAAAAAAGAAAACTATGA
- a CDS encoding LURP-one-related/scramblase family protein translates to MNSSFFDLKTYFIDEKVNIFKFKNCYKVFNDKGNEVGSVNQKLTSGQKAIRLLLNKTMLPFHLEIKDASGNLQASISRGWTFFMSTIRIDDSKGNTIGTIKQKFKLLKPTFKIYNKSEELVAVITGDMKAWNFQINDASEKEIGTITKKWNGPLKEIFTTADKYKVDLKAGFTDESNKIVILSSAITIDMVWRESR, encoded by the coding sequence ATGAATTCAAGTTTTTTTGATTTAAAGACTTATTTTATTGATGAAAAAGTCAATATTTTTAAGTTTAAAAATTGTTATAAAGTATTTAATGATAAAGGAAATGAGGTTGGTTCTGTAAATCAAAAACTAACTTCAGGACAAAAAGCGATTAGATTATTATTAAACAAAACGATGTTGCCTTTTCATTTAGAAATAAAAGATGCGTCAGGAAATTTACAAGCATCCATATCTAGAGGTTGGACTTTCTTTATGTCTACAATTCGCATTGATGATTCTAAAGGCAATACTATTGGTACCATAAAACAAAAATTTAAGTTATTAAAACCAACTTTTAAAATTTATAACAAATCCGAAGAACTTGTTGCTGTAATTACTGGAGATATGAAAGCTTGGAACTTTCAAATAAATGATGCTTCTGAGAAAGAAATAGGAACCATAACTAAAAAATGGAATGGACCTCTGAAAGAAATTTTTACCACAGCAGACAAGTATAAAGTAGATTTAAAAGCAGGTTTTACTGATGAGTCCAATAAAATAGTAATTCTATCTAGTGCAATAACCATAGATATGGTTTGGAGAGAAAGTAGATAA
- a CDS encoding TerC family protein — protein MLGILFTLLMLVLLQAVLGFDNLLYISLESKKAPLADQKRVRKTGILIAIVLRIILLFVLVSIIDFFQEPFSFLSGGIENIIHFAFNGHSIIVLLGGGFIIFTAIKEIWHMISTKGMEVSDMASDKGTKSANAVITSIVIMNLVFSFDSILAAIGLTSEIENTTTAFIVMAIAIVISGLLMLIMADKISTFLSKNRMYEVLGLFILFIVGIMLVTEGGHLAHIKLFGEEIVPMSKTTFYFVLAILIIVDVVQGKYQKNLLAKKSK, from the coding sequence ATGTTAGGAATTCTTTTCACGTTATTAATGTTAGTGCTTTTACAAGCCGTTTTAGGATTCGACAACCTACTTTATATTTCTTTAGAATCTAAAAAAGCGCCACTAGCAGATCAAAAAAGAGTGAGAAAAACAGGTATTTTAATTGCCATTGTTTTAAGAATTATACTCCTTTTTGTTTTAGTTTCTATTATTGATTTTTTTCAAGAACCTTTTTCTTTTTTATCCGGAGGAATAGAAAACATCATTCATTTTGCTTTTAACGGCCATAGCATCATTGTTTTGTTAGGTGGTGGTTTTATTATTTTTACAGCCATTAAAGAAATTTGGCACATGATTTCGACCAAAGGAATGGAAGTTTCTGATATGGCTTCAGACAAAGGCACTAAATCTGCTAATGCAGTAATTACAAGTATTGTTATTATGAATTTAGTATTTTCTTTCGATTCCATTTTAGCAGCAATCGGTTTAACGAGCGAAATAGAAAACACTACAACCGCATTTATTGTTATGGCAATTGCTATTGTAATAAGTGGTTTATTAATGTTAATTATGGCTGATAAAATTTCTACTTTCTTATCTAAAAACAGAATGTATGAAGTACTTGGCTTGTTTATCCTTTTTATTGTTGGAATTATGCTAGTTACTGAAGGCGGGCATTTAGCACACATTAAACTTTTTGGCGAAGAAATTGTACCAATGAGTAAAACAACCTTCTATTTTGTATTGGCAATTTTAATTATTGTTGATGTTGTACAAGGTAAATATCAAAAGAACTTATTAGCAAAAAAAAGCAAATAA
- a CDS encoding sulfite exporter TauE/SafE family protein, with amino-acid sequence MLIDSLFTYWHIILLFFTVAVLYSSVGFGGGSSYLAILALTGIVFTQIRATALLCNIVVVSGNVFFFIQQKKLNFQKIIPVVLFSVPLAYIGGKLKISQQFFFILLGVTLLFAAITMWISKRIISSDEKNNNSKPIKSGLFGGTIGFISGMVGIGGGIFLAPLLHLTNWDTPKKIAATASVFILVNSLAGLLGQYSNPDFIIDWNLTSILLVTVFIGGQIGSRMSNTYFTPIQLKKATAILIAFVSVRILWKYLF; translated from the coding sequence TTGTTAATAGACTCATTATTTACTTATTGGCACATCATTTTACTGTTTTTTACAGTTGCAGTTTTATATTCTTCTGTCGGTTTTGGTGGTGGCTCTAGTTATTTAGCAATTTTAGCACTAACAGGAATCGTTTTTACTCAAATTAGAGCTACTGCTTTATTGTGTAACATTGTAGTTGTTTCTGGAAACGTGTTCTTTTTTATACAACAGAAAAAATTGAACTTTCAAAAAATAATTCCGGTTGTTTTATTTAGTGTTCCTCTCGCGTATATAGGAGGTAAATTAAAAATAAGTCAGCAATTCTTTTTTATATTATTAGGCGTTACATTACTTTTTGCTGCAATTACTATGTGGATTTCTAAGAGAATAATTTCTTCGGATGAAAAAAACAACAATTCTAAACCGATTAAAAGTGGCCTTTTTGGCGGAACTATAGGTTTTATTTCTGGAATGGTTGGTATTGGAGGAGGTATTTTTTTAGCACCATTATTACATCTTACAAATTGGGACACTCCTAAAAAAATAGCCGCTACGGCAAGTGTTTTTATTTTAGTAAATTCTTTAGCTGGTTTATTAGGGCAATATTCAAATCCTGATTTTATAATTGATTGGAATTTAACTTCTATTCTATTAGTTACCGTTTTTATTGGCGGACAAATAGGCAGCAGAATGAGTAATACGTACTTTACTCCTATTCAATTAAAAAAAGCAACCGCAATATTAATTGCCTTTGTGAGTGTGCGTATTCTTTGGAAATATCTTTTTTAA
- a CDS encoding AraC family transcriptional regulator — MSHLLEQHKKHRKLTTLVENRTTYNADYAELNIYETHKYAEKVALKFDFPIIASMLTGKKIMHIEGIPSFEFYPGESVVMPRNKEMIIDFPLAKKDNPTQCLALGIDGTKINEVVDRFNQNVAIENKNNTWSLDKSSSHLTNNNDVNQLIKRLTYTFTNNNTSKDVLLDLMIQELIVRLLQTNAKAILLNDTLPTFNGTRIGMVIKYIKENLTNKDINVDVLAKKAHMSASHFHKKFKNTLGISPIDFLNSEKIKFSKKLIKESKDFRMSEIAFKSGFNNTSYFNRQFKKMELMTPQQFKKSINS; from the coding sequence ATGAGTCACTTATTAGAGCAACATAAAAAGCATAGAAAACTAACTACATTAGTAGAAAACAGAACAACTTATAATGCAGATTATGCCGAATTAAATATTTATGAAACTCATAAATATGCAGAAAAAGTGGCTTTAAAGTTCGATTTTCCTATCATTGCAAGTATGCTTACCGGTAAGAAAATAATGCATATAGAAGGCATTCCTTCTTTTGAATTTTACCCTGGAGAATCTGTGGTGATGCCAAGAAATAAAGAAATGATTATTGATTTTCCGTTGGCTAAAAAAGACAATCCTACACAATGTTTAGCCTTAGGTATTGATGGTACAAAAATTAACGAGGTTGTAGATAGATTCAATCAAAATGTTGCCATAGAAAACAAGAATAATACATGGAGTTTAGATAAAAGCAGCAGCCATTTAACTAATAATAACGACGTTAATCAACTTATAAAAAGACTAACCTACACCTTTACCAACAATAACACCTCTAAAGATGTTTTGTTAGATTTAATGATTCAAGAACTTATTGTACGCTTACTACAAACCAATGCAAAAGCTATTTTATTAAACGATACATTGCCTACTTTTAACGGTACAAGAATAGGTATGGTTATTAAATATATAAAAGAAAACCTAACCAATAAAGACATTAATGTAGATGTTTTAGCAAAAAAAGCACACATGAGCGCTTCTCATTTTCATAAAAAATTTAAAAATACTTTAGGTATTTCTCCTATTGATTTTTTAAATTCTGAAAAAATAAAATTCTCTAAAAAATTGATAAAAGAATCTAAAGATTTTAGAATGTCTGAAATTGCATTTAAATCTGGTTTTAATAACACTAGCTACTTTAACAGACAATTTAAAAAAATGGAATTAATGACTCCTCAGCAATTTAAGAAGTCAATTAATTCTTAA
- a CDS encoding aldehyde dehydrogenase family protein, whose product MSYSKPKFKDKYHNFINGEFVAPIGGQYFDNTSPIDNSFIAKYPRSQKEDVELALDAANAAKEAWGNTSATERATMLNKVADIIEANLEEFALVETCDNGKPIRETLNADVPLAVDHWRYFAACIRSEEGGASELDQHTLSLTIKEPLGVVGQIIPWNFPLLMLSWKLPPALVTGNCVVLKPAEQTPSTATLLMEKIAGVFPPGVINIVHGFGPEAGKPLASSSKVDKVAFTGETTTGQLIMQYASKNLNPVTMELGGKSPNVFFNSVMDHDDAYLDKAIEGAVLFAFNQGEVCTAPSRILVQEDIYDAFMKRVIERTNAIIQDNPYDVNTMVGAQASKDQYEKIQSYIEIGKEEGAKVLSGGSANKLSGNLANGFYIKPTILEGHNKMRVFQEEIFGPVVCVTKFKDEAEALEIANDTLYGLGAGVWTRDAHQLYQIPRAIKAGRVWVNCYHAYPAHAPFGGYKKSGFGRENHVMMLNYYRQTKNMLISYDKNKLGFF is encoded by the coding sequence ATGAGTTATTCTAAACCTAAGTTTAAAGACAAGTATCACAATTTTATCAATGGAGAATTTGTTGCGCCAATAGGCGGACAGTATTTTGATAATACCTCACCAATTGATAATAGTTTTATAGCTAAATATCCTCGCTCTCAAAAAGAAGATGTAGAATTGGCTTTAGATGCAGCCAATGCCGCAAAAGAAGCCTGGGGAAATACGTCTGCAACAGAAAGAGCAACAATGTTAAACAAAGTAGCAGATATTATTGAAGCTAATTTAGAAGAGTTTGCATTGGTAGAAACGTGCGATAACGGAAAACCCATTCGTGAAACCTTAAATGCAGATGTTCCTTTAGCCGTAGATCATTGGCGTTATTTTGCAGCTTGTATTCGTTCGGAAGAAGGAGGCGCATCAGAATTAGATCAACATACATTATCATTAACAATTAAAGAGCCGTTAGGTGTTGTTGGGCAAATTATTCCTTGGAATTTTCCATTATTAATGTTGTCTTGGAAATTACCTCCGGCTTTAGTAACTGGTAATTGTGTGGTTTTAAAACCAGCAGAACAAACTCCGTCTACAGCAACTTTATTAATGGAGAAAATAGCAGGTGTTTTTCCTCCGGGAGTTATCAATATCGTTCATGGTTTTGGTCCGGAAGCAGGAAAACCTTTAGCTTCTAGTTCTAAAGTAGATAAAGTTGCCTTTACAGGAGAAACCACAACCGGACAATTAATTATGCAATATGCATCTAAAAATTTAAATCCCGTAACCATGGAATTGGGGGGGAAATCTCCAAATGTGTTTTTTAATTCTGTGATGGATCATGATGATGCGTATTTAGATAAGGCGATTGAAGGTGCGGTTTTATTTGCTTTTAATCAAGGAGAAGTTTGTACTGCGCCGTCTAGAATTTTGGTTCAAGAAGATATTTACGATGCATTTATGAAACGTGTTATTGAAAGAACAAATGCCATCATTCAAGACAATCCGTACGATGTAAATACCATGGTGGGTGCACAAGCATCTAAAGATCAATACGAAAAAATACAATCTTATATAGAAATAGGTAAAGAAGAGGGCGCTAAAGTATTGTCTGGTGGTTCTGCAAATAAATTATCTGGTAATTTAGCAAACGGATTCTATATTAAACCAACTATATTAGAGGGACATAATAAAATGCGCGTCTTCCAAGAAGAAATTTTTGGACCTGTTGTTTGTGTTACAAAGTTTAAAGATGAAGCAGAAGCTTTAGAAATTGCAAACGATACACTTTATGGTTTAGGAGCCGGAGTTTGGACGCGAGATGCACATCAATTATATCAAATTCCTAGAGCAATAAAAGCCGGTAGAGTTTGGGTAAACTGTTACCATGCATATCCTGCACATGCACCTTTTGGTGGATATAAAAAATCTGGTTTTGGTAGAGAAAACCACGTGATGATGTTAAACTATTATCGTCAAACGAAGAATATGTTAATCTCTTATGATAAAAATAAATTAGGTTTCTTTTAG
- a CDS encoding DUF779 domain-containing protein, with product MERVTITEKATKILELLKEKHGELIFHQSGGCCDGSAPMIFEKGDMYLDESDILLGTLKGVNFYMNQDQFEYWKHTHLTVDITEGRGASFSLEIPLGLRFFIHSRLLTKEEEVFFNKK from the coding sequence ATGGAAAGAGTAACAATAACAGAAAAAGCAACTAAAATTTTAGAATTATTAAAAGAGAAACATGGCGAATTAATTTTCCATCAAAGTGGTGGTTGTTGCGATGGTTCTGCTCCAATGATTTTTGAAAAAGGTGACATGTATTTAGATGAAAGTGATATTCTTTTAGGAACTTTAAAAGGTGTAAATTTTTATATGAACCAAGATCAATTTGAATATTGGAAACACACACATTTAACAGTAGATATTACAGAAGGTAGAGGTGCTAGTTTTTCTTTAGAGATTCCTTTAGGACTTCGTTTTTTTATTCACTCTAGGTTATTGACCAAAGAAGAGGAAGTTTTTTTTAATAAAAAGTAG
- the acs gene encoding acetate--CoA ligase, with protein sequence MSNYHIKHLEEYFKVYRKSIREPEVFWEEIAEEHFLWRKKWDNVLDWDFSKPEVKWFEGAKLNITENCIDRHLSTKADKTAILFEPNDPNEPAEHISYKQLSERVNQFANVLKDHGIKKGDRVCIYVPMIPELAISLLACARIGAIHSVVFAGFSSTALATRINDSDCKMVITADGSFRGKKSIDLKGIVDEALEKCPGVENVLVAKRTKANINMKEGRDKWLQPLLDNASTDCNPEIMDAEDPLFILYTSGSTGKPKGMVHTTAGYMVYTAYTFKNAFQYRENDVYWCTADIGWITGHSYIVYGPLANGATTVLFEGVPSYPDFGRFWDIIEKHKINQFYTAPTAIRALAKHGTELLDTYDLSSLKVLGSVGEPINEEAWHWYNDNVGKGKSPVIDSWWQTETGGIMITPIPYVTPTKPTYATLPFIGIQPAIMDENGGELKGNQVEGRLCIKFPWPSIARTIWGDHQRYKETYFSAYKNMYFTGDGALRDEVGYYRITGRVDDVIIVSGHNLGTAPIEDAINEHPAIAESAIVGFPHDIKGSALYGYITLKNAGEYRNHDNLEKEINQLITDRIGPIAKLDKIQFTEGLPKTRSGKIMRRILRKIACNEMDNLGDTSTLLNPEIVQSIIDNRK encoded by the coding sequence ATGAGCAATTACCACATAAAACATTTAGAAGAATATTTTAAAGTATATAGAAAATCAATAAGAGAGCCAGAAGTATTTTGGGAAGAAATAGCAGAAGAGCATTTTTTATGGAGAAAAAAATGGGACAATGTATTAGATTGGGATTTTTCTAAACCAGAAGTTAAATGGTTTGAAGGTGCAAAATTAAACATCACAGAAAATTGTATTGATAGGCATTTATCTACAAAAGCAGACAAAACAGCTATTTTATTTGAACCTAATGACCCGAATGAACCTGCAGAGCATATTTCTTATAAACAATTATCAGAAAGAGTAAATCAATTTGCCAATGTTTTAAAAGATCACGGAATTAAAAAAGGAGATAGGGTTTGTATTTATGTTCCTATGATTCCAGAATTAGCAATTTCTTTGTTAGCTTGTGCAAGAATAGGAGCTATACATTCTGTTGTTTTTGCAGGTTTTTCATCAACAGCTTTAGCAACAAGAATTAACGATTCTGATTGTAAAATGGTGATAACTGCTGATGGTTCTTTTAGAGGAAAAAAATCTATCGATTTAAAGGGAATCGTAGATGAAGCCTTAGAAAAATGTCCGGGAGTAGAAAATGTATTGGTTGCAAAAAGAACCAAGGCAAATATAAACATGAAAGAAGGAAGAGATAAATGGTTACAACCATTATTAGACAATGCTTCTACGGATTGTAATCCTGAAATAATGGATGCAGAAGATCCTTTATTTATTTTATACACATCTGGTTCTACAGGGAAACCAAAAGGAATGGTTCACACAACTGCTGGTTATATGGTGTATACAGCATATACATTTAAAAATGCATTTCAATACAGAGAAAACGATGTGTATTGGTGTACTGCCGATATCGGTTGGATTACTGGGCATTCTTATATTGTATATGGACCGTTAGCAAACGGAGCAACAACCGTACTTTTTGAAGGCGTACCAAGTTATCCAGATTTTGGACGTTTTTGGGATATTATAGAAAAACATAAAATCAATCAATTTTATACAGCTCCAACTGCCATTAGAGCTTTGGCAAAACACGGAACAGAATTATTAGATACGTATGATTTATCTTCTTTAAAGGTTCTAGGGTCTGTTGGTGAGCCAATTAATGAAGAAGCATGGCACTGGTATAATGATAATGTAGGTAAGGGAAAAAGTCCTGTTATAGATTCTTGGTGGCAAACAGAAACTGGTGGAATTATGATTACACCAATTCCGTATGTAACCCCAACAAAACCAACCTATGCAACCTTACCGTTTATAGGAATTCAACCTGCAATTATGGATGAAAACGGAGGAGAATTAAAAGGAAATCAAGTAGAAGGAAGATTGTGTATCAAGTTTCCTTGGCCAAGTATTGCACGTACTATTTGGGGCGATCATCAACGATATAAAGAGACTTATTTTTCTGCCTATAAAAACATGTATTTTACAGGTGATGGAGCGCTGAGAGATGAGGTTGGTTATTATAGAATTACAGGTAGAGTAGATGATGTAATTATTGTTTCTGGACATAATTTAGGAACTGCACCAATTGAAGATGCTATTAACGAACATCCTGCAATTGCAGAATCTGCTATCGTTGGTTTTCCGCATGATATTAAAGGAAGTGCTTTATATGGCTATATTACCTTAAAAAATGCTGGAGAATATAGAAATCATGATAATTTAGAAAAAGAAATCAATCAATTAATTACAGATAGAATTGGTCCTATTGCTAAATTAGATAAAATTCAGTTTACAGAAGGATTGCCAAAAACACGTTCAGGTAAAATTATGAGACGTATTTTACGTAAAATAGCTTGTAACGAAATGGATAATTTAGGAGATACAAGTACGCTGTTAAATCCAGAAATAGTACAAAGTATTATTGATAATAGAAAGTAA
- a CDS encoding sensor histidine kinase has translation MENQITLEDKLKERIKELTCLYRVSSLIKDSSFNDLKELLKEIAISLKEAVRFPEEAFVEIKVDNFIFIEGKKREDAIFIISAIKSFGKIKGSVTIGYSKQKFSENSFLEEEKLLLHQIASEIGDFLERKEINEKEEIAKRQIERVGRLTILGEITAGIAHELNTPLANILGFSELLKEQYKGDKVGREDLNKIINSAIYSREVVKKLMFFSCEMPQQMVSVDINIIINEAISLLKPSFNKKHIRCIVTFSVDKIYLKVDKIQLTQVIFNLVINAIYFSPERGKIHIAVIDKSKKVQIRISDEGSGIEPANSENIFNPFFTTKPTGDGSGLGLSVVHGIIKSHKGTIIHQPNSPKGTIFVVSFPKS, from the coding sequence ATGGAAAACCAGATTACGCTAGAAGATAAATTAAAAGAAAGAATTAAAGAACTAACTTGTTTGTATAGAGTTAGTTCTTTAATTAAAGATAGTAGTTTTAATGATTTAAAAGAATTATTAAAAGAAATAGCCATAAGTTTAAAAGAAGCAGTTCGATTTCCTGAAGAAGCATTTGTAGAAATTAAAGTAGATAATTTTATTTTTATTGAAGGGAAAAAAAGAGAAGATGCTATTTTTATTATTTCTGCTATAAAATCTTTTGGAAAAATTAAAGGATCTGTAACGATAGGTTATTCCAAGCAAAAATTTTCTGAAAACTCTTTTTTAGAAGAAGAAAAATTATTGTTACATCAGATTGCTTCAGAAATTGGAGATTTTTTAGAACGAAAAGAAATCAATGAAAAAGAAGAGATTGCTAAAAGACAAATAGAAAGAGTAGGTAGATTAACTATTTTAGGAGAAATTACTGCGGGAATTGCACACGAATTAAATACACCTTTAGCTAATATTTTAGGCTTTTCAGAATTATTAAAAGAACAATATAAAGGCGATAAAGTTGGGCGTGAAGACTTAAATAAAATAATAAATAGTGCTATTTATTCTAGAGAAGTTGTTAAAAAATTAATGTTTTTTTCTTGTGAAATGCCTCAGCAAATGGTATCTGTAGATATCAATATTATTATAAATGAGGCAATTAGTTTGTTAAAACCTAGTTTTAATAAAAAACACATACGCTGTATCGTCACTTTTTCAGTTGATAAAATTTATTTAAAAGTTGATAAAATTCAGTTAACGCAAGTAATTTTTAATTTGGTAATCAATGCTATTTATTTTTCACCAGAAAGGGGTAAAATACATATTGCTGTTATTGATAAATCTAAAAAGGTACAAATTAGAATTTCTGATGAAGGTTCAGGAATAGAACCTGCTAATTCTGAAAATATTTTTAATCCTTTTTTTACAACCAAACCTACTGGAGATGGTTCTGGTTTAGGTTTAAGTGTTGTACACGGAATTATTAAAAGTCATAAAGGCACTATAATTCATCAACCAAATTCACCAAAAGGGACTATTTTTGTTGTTAGTTTTCCTAAAAGTTAA
- a CDS encoding sigma-54 dependent transcriptional regulator — translation MLNKENILIVDDDILILELIQRHLQSLNYHTYKAISVKEALEILKDTSIDLLITDLQMPDVDGLELIKYTSEHYPKIPKLVVTGFPSIEGALEVMKSGAVDYITKPFTKEELKTAILKSLEIKPKEDTITKIKVAETHKPYGELIGSSPAMKKVTDVIERLKNNKATVFIHGESGTGKELVARSIHYMGKYSSAPFVAVNCGAIPENLLESELFGYVKGAFTGAEKDRKGFFQAANNGTIFLDEIGNASLATQLRLLRVLQEKEVVRVGSQKAEKVDVRVIAATNINLKDLIEKKRFREDLYYRLTVVEIKVPTLVERISDIPLLVEKFLFKYGIEYKDRFLKITPEALEVLKNYYWPGNIRELENVIQRAIIMSDSFVDVEHLPEHIKYQIDFSKTNKLLSLKEFEKSYILKVLKATNNNKTKAAEILKIDRKTLREKLK, via the coding sequence ATGCTAAACAAAGAAAATATATTAATTGTAGATGATGATATTCTAATTTTAGAACTCATTCAACGGCATTTACAATCCTTAAATTACCATACTTATAAAGCGATATCTGTAAAAGAAGCATTAGAGATTTTAAAAGACACTTCTATAGATTTATTAATTACAGATTTACAAATGCCCGATGTAGATGGTTTAGAGTTAATTAAATACACGTCTGAGCATTATCCTAAAATTCCAAAATTAGTAGTTACCGGTTTTCCTTCTATAGAAGGTGCTTTAGAGGTAATGAAATCTGGAGCAGTAGATTATATTACAAAACCTTTTACAAAAGAAGAACTTAAAACGGCTATTTTAAAATCTTTAGAAATAAAACCGAAAGAAGATACAATTACCAAGATAAAAGTAGCAGAAACTCATAAACCGTATGGCGAATTAATAGGTTCATCGCCTGCAATGAAAAAGGTTACAGATGTAATAGAACGGTTAAAAAATAACAAAGCAACAGTTTTTATTCATGGAGAAAGCGGAACGGGAAAAGAGTTGGTGGCACGTTCTATTCATTATATGGGTAAATATTCCTCAGCACCTTTTGTTGCGGTAAACTGCGGAGCAATTCCAGAAAATTTATTAGAATCAGAATTGTTTGGTTATGTAAAGGGAGCATTTACGGGAGCAGAAAAAGATAGAAAAGGTTTTTTTCAGGCAGCCAATAATGGGACTATTTTTTTAGATGAAATAGGCAATGCTTCTTTAGCAACTCAGCTAAGATTATTGCGTGTTTTGCAAGAAAAAGAAGTAGTACGAGTTGGCTCGCAAAAAGCAGAAAAAGTGGATGTAAGGGTAATTGCTGCAACAAATATTAACCTTAAAGATTTAATTGAGAAAAAGCGTTTTAGAGAAGATTTGTACTATAGATTAACAGTTGTAGAAATTAAAGTACCAACTTTAGTAGAAAGAATTTCGGACATTCCGTTGTTGGTAGAAAAGTTTTTATTTAAATACGGAATAGAGTATAAAGACCGTTTTTTAAAAATTACACCAGAAGCTTTAGAGGTTTTAAAAAATTATTATTGGCCAGGTAATATTAGAGAATTAGAAAATGTAATACAAAGAGCTATTATTATGTCTGATAGCTTTGTAGATGTAGAGCATTTGCCAGAGCATATCAAATATCAAATAGATTTTTCTAAAACAAACAAGTTACTGTCTTTAAAAGAATTTGAGAAAAGCTATATTTTAAAGGTATTAAAAGCCACAAACAACAACAAAACAAAAGCTGCAGAAATTCTTAAAATTGATAGAAAAACACTTCGAGAAAAATTAAAATAA